The following are from one region of the Aequoribacter fuscus genome:
- a CDS encoding S-(hydroxymethyl)glutathione dehydrogenase/class III alcohol dehydrogenase, with amino-acid sequence MKTKAAVAFEPNKPLEIVELDLAAPRKGEVLVEIVASGVCHTDAYTLDGRNPGGYFPVVLGHEGAGIVREVGGNVHGLKPGDHVIPLYTPECRECDLCLHPKTNLCSALLETQARGVMPDQTSRFSYEGRPVYHYMGCSTFSNFTVVPEIALAKIRKDAPLDKVCYIGCGATTGIGAVIFTMKVEAGASVAVWGLGGIGLNVIQGAKMAGAGRIIGVDINPAKADLATQFGMTDFVNPRDVDDVAGHLREMTGGGLDYTFECIGNVDAMRQAMDACHIGWGESCVIGVDGNEFTGHPYHLLYGRTWKGTMFGGARGRTDVPKIVDWYMDGKIDIDELITRTLPLEKINTAFDLMHQGDGIRSVITY; translated from the coding sequence AGAAAAGGTGAGGTCCTGGTCGAGATAGTGGCGTCGGGAGTCTGCCATACCGATGCCTATACATTGGACGGGAGAAATCCTGGAGGGTACTTTCCTGTCGTCTTAGGCCACGAGGGCGCCGGAATAGTGAGGGAAGTCGGCGGAAACGTCCATGGCCTAAAGCCAGGCGACCATGTAATTCCGCTCTATACACCCGAGTGTAGGGAGTGCGATCTTTGCTTACATCCGAAAACAAACCTGTGTAGTGCGTTGTTGGAAACACAGGCTAGAGGAGTGATGCCCGACCAGACTAGTCGATTTTCCTATGAAGGACGCCCTGTTTATCACTATATGGGATGTTCCACCTTTTCCAACTTTACTGTCGTACCTGAGATTGCTTTGGCCAAAATCCGTAAGGACGCTCCATTGGACAAAGTTTGCTATATCGGCTGCGGAGCAACAACCGGCATCGGTGCTGTCATATTTACAATGAAAGTTGAGGCTGGCGCCAGTGTCGCCGTCTGGGGCCTGGGTGGCATCGGGCTCAATGTGATTCAGGGTGCGAAAATGGCAGGGGCAGGTCGGATTATCGGCGTGGACATCAATCCTGCCAAAGCTGATCTCGCGACCCAGTTCGGGATGACCGACTTTGTCAACCCCAGAGACGTGGACGATGTAGCGGGACATTTGAGGGAAATGACGGGAGGAGGGCTCGATTATACCTTTGAGTGCATTGGGAATGTTGATGCCATGCGGCAAGCGATGGACGCGTGTCACATTGGATGGGGAGAAAGTTGTGTCATCGGAGTAGACGGCAACGAGTTCACAGGGCACCCATATCATCTCCTTTATGGTCGAACCTGGAAGGGCACTATGTTTGGGGGAGCTCGAGGACGCACGGATGTACCGAAAATTGTAGACTGGTACATGGACGGAAAAATTGATATCGATGAGCTGATTACTCGCACGTTGCCCCTGGAGAAGATCAATACAGCGTTTGACCTGATGCACCAAGGCGATGGCATTCGCTCAGTTATTACCTACTGA
- the fghA gene encoding S-formylglutathione hydrolase has product MRQIESSTCFGGRQIRYRHDSETLNCTMSFGVYLPPAAEKNKVPFLIWLSGLTGRDNTFPFLAGAQRYAAERGIAIVTPDTSPRGEGVPDDPDGAYDFGLSAGFYLNATELPWQKNYHMYDYVVDEFSTLIVNELPIDSARQSIFGHSMGGHGAITIALKNPGRFRSVSAMAPICNPMDCPWGVKAFNNYLGPDRATWRQYDATKLVATSEERLPLLIDQGDEDEFLEEQLGLDELQSALSEYDYPATVRMRGGYDHGYYFVASFIGEHIDFHANYL; this is encoded by the coding sequence ATGAGACAGATTGAAAGTAGTACCTGCTTTGGTGGCCGCCAGATTCGGTATCGACATGACTCTGAAACCCTGAATTGTACAATGTCCTTCGGTGTTTACCTGCCCCCCGCAGCCGAAAAGAATAAGGTGCCTTTTTTGATCTGGCTTTCGGGATTGACAGGTAGAGACAACACCTTCCCATTTTTGGCAGGTGCCCAGCGCTATGCCGCTGAACGCGGCATAGCAATCGTGACTCCTGATACCAGCCCAAGGGGAGAAGGCGTTCCTGACGACCCCGATGGTGCTTACGATTTTGGCTTGTCCGCCGGATTCTACCTGAACGCAACAGAGCTACCTTGGCAGAAAAATTATCATATGTATGACTACGTAGTTGATGAGTTCAGTACTCTTATTGTTAATGAGCTGCCAATTGACTCCGCGCGCCAGAGTATATTTGGACATTCGATGGGCGGCCATGGCGCAATTACGATTGCCCTAAAGAACCCGGGACGATTCCGCTCAGTGTCAGCGATGGCCCCCATCTGTAATCCTATGGATTGTCCATGGGGTGTGAAAGCATTCAATAACTATCTTGGTCCTGATCGCGCCACCTGGCGCCAATATGACGCCACCAAACTCGTGGCGACCTCAGAGGAACGCTTACCGCTCCTCATTGATCAGGGTGATGAGGACGAGTTTCTAGAAGAGCAACTGGGGTTGGATGAACTACAGTCAGCATTAAGTGAGTATGACTACCCTGCCACCGTGAGGATGAGAGGCGGCTACGATCACGGCTACTATTTTGTCGCATCATTTATTGGCGAGCACATTGATTTCCATGCTAACTATCTGTAG
- a CDS encoding AraC family transcriptional regulator: MDRDAKRDASAFRVLLDLSEEAKLPVDQLLAGIDVDRDSIYQPYAEIFMWQELAYIERLVERHVRFSLALTAASRVHITTLGTLGYAMLSCRNIFHALQVSADYHSISLWTCEVAAQPHERSVEFLILPHALPAACQHFCAIRGLASLKIWFTEMLGRDIVPTQVTCMIEAPNDAPFYAEFFGCPVQFGSDVYSISFENTLFLEPLRMSDKWAYQRAKIELQGIVDQRRSSFTNRVHDLISFARKVNHSEETVSETLGISSSTLRRRLREEETTFREVRAETLHSLACVMLLSSTKTVDEVADMLGFSEAASFVRSFKRREGIAPGAWRKQQRQKFT; the protein is encoded by the coding sequence ATGGATCGAGATGCTAAGCGTGACGCTTCGGCTTTTAGGGTGCTTTTGGATCTGTCCGAGGAGGCCAAGCTTCCGGTCGATCAGCTGCTGGCAGGCATTGACGTAGACCGAGACAGTATATACCAGCCCTATGCTGAAATATTTATGTGGCAGGAGCTGGCCTATATAGAGAGACTCGTTGAGAGGCATGTGCGATTTTCACTGGCGCTCACCGCGGCGAGTAGAGTACATATAACGACATTAGGCACGCTCGGATATGCAATGCTGTCGTGCCGCAATATTTTTCACGCACTGCAAGTGTCAGCAGATTATCACTCAATTTCTCTGTGGACATGCGAAGTCGCCGCGCAACCGCATGAGCGATCAGTCGAGTTTTTGATATTACCCCATGCGTTGCCGGCCGCATGCCAACACTTTTGCGCGATCCGCGGGCTCGCTTCTCTAAAAATCTGGTTTACTGAAATGCTTGGCAGAGACATAGTACCCACCCAGGTTACTTGTATGATAGAAGCCCCCAATGATGCACCATTTTATGCTGAATTTTTTGGATGCCCGGTACAGTTTGGTTCGGATGTGTACTCTATTTCATTTGAAAACACGCTGTTTCTTGAACCACTGAGAATGTCCGATAAGTGGGCGTACCAACGTGCCAAGATTGAACTTCAAGGAATAGTCGATCAAAGACGGTCTTCCTTTACTAATCGAGTTCATGATCTCATATCATTTGCTCGTAAGGTCAATCACAGTGAGGAAACGGTTTCTGAGACCCTGGGGATTTCGAGTAGTACCTTACGGCGCCGGTTGCGTGAGGAGGAAACAACCTTCAGGGAAGTGAGAGCCGAAACATTACATTCTTTAGCCTGTGTGATGCTTTTGAGCTCAACAAAAACAGTCGACGAAGTAGCTGATATGTTGGGATTCTCCGAGGCGGCAAGTTTTGTTCGATCATTCAAGAGAAGGGAAGGAATAGCACCTGGAGCATGGCGAAAGCAACAGCGGCAGAAATTTACGTAA
- a CDS encoding MFS transporter, which produces MNQNINTTAASASTQPVAGPVSNHITTIEKFLYGGGSVALAVKNVTFNMFVLLFYKQVLGLSGTLTGLAIFISVMWDAVSDLLIGSWSDRLRTRLGRRHPMLIAGTIPLGLSFVMIFNPIEAVQGTQWPLFAWLLVSVVLLRTFLTMISIPLGAMGAEITDDYAERTSIVSFRTNIGWIAGMLLPVIALPLLFVGTNDQDGRFIVENYTQYGWVCCIIVIIFCFACIRGTWRFIPRLIAVGNRHRPTPGAMGVLRDAIETFHDSNFRRLIVLDLCVGATFGITAALFMVTMTYYWEVSVGELSVLSTGSLVAAGLIFPATKYLSERWEKQTILKFAVIGFIINTPWLIVARMTDWAPENGTLFLFALLYIQGTINTFLSILCTISHHSILADIADEHELRTGRRQEGVLFAVAAFAAKFVMGFGYIFVGPFLDIIGLEATMAPGAVPESILTSIGIVIGPVMTIILVIPLWMVSRLGVSRERSREVQAALRSRQLGESAT; this is translated from the coding sequence ATGAACCAAAATATAAATACTACAGCTGCTTCAGCGAGTACACAGCCCGTAGCGGGGCCGGTAAGCAACCACATCACCACTATTGAAAAGTTCCTTTACGGAGGCGGGAGCGTGGCGCTCGCCGTGAAGAATGTCACGTTCAACATGTTCGTTCTTCTCTTCTACAAACAGGTGTTGGGGTTATCGGGCACCTTGACGGGCTTAGCGATATTCATCAGTGTTATGTGGGACGCTGTATCGGATCTATTGATCGGGTCATGGTCTGACCGCTTGCGCACCAGATTGGGCCGACGCCACCCGATGTTAATCGCCGGGACCATACCCCTTGGACTGTCCTTTGTCATGATCTTTAACCCTATCGAAGCTGTACAGGGCACACAATGGCCTTTGTTCGCTTGGTTACTGGTCTCTGTAGTTCTATTGAGAACCTTTCTTACGATGATCTCGATCCCGCTTGGTGCAATGGGCGCAGAGATTACCGACGACTATGCTGAACGTACGTCAATCGTTAGCTTTAGAACCAACATCGGCTGGATCGCAGGTATGTTACTACCAGTTATTGCATTACCTCTTCTTTTCGTAGGCACGAACGATCAAGATGGTCGTTTCATTGTCGAAAACTATACGCAGTACGGGTGGGTATGCTGCATTATTGTCATTATCTTCTGCTTTGCTTGTATAAGGGGAACATGGCGCTTCATCCCACGTCTAATCGCCGTCGGTAACCGTCACCGGCCAACCCCCGGCGCGATGGGTGTGCTTCGTGATGCAATTGAGACCTTCCATGACAGTAATTTTAGAAGGCTCATCGTACTGGACCTCTGTGTCGGCGCCACCTTTGGAATAACCGCTGCGTTGTTTATGGTTACGATGACGTACTACTGGGAGGTCAGTGTCGGCGAACTGTCTGTTCTCTCGACGGGCTCTCTGGTGGCCGCAGGACTTATCTTTCCAGCGACGAAGTACCTATCTGAACGTTGGGAGAAACAAACTATCCTGAAATTTGCCGTAATCGGCTTTATTATCAATACTCCCTGGCTGATTGTCGCCAGAATGACGGACTGGGCGCCTGAAAACGGGACTCTCTTTCTATTTGCGCTTCTATATATTCAGGGAACAATTAATACCTTTCTTTCCATACTCTGCACGATTTCACACCACTCCATTCTGGCTGACATTGCTGACGAGCATGAACTTCGCACCGGACGTCGACAAGAAGGTGTGCTATTTGCAGTAGCGGCCTTTGCCGCGAAGTTTGTGATGGGATTTGGCTACATTTTTGTGGGTCCCTTTCTGGATATCATTGGCCTTGAGGCAACGATGGCTCCCGGAGCTGTGCCGGAATCAATCCTTACCTCCATTGGTATCGTGATTGGCCCTGTAATGACAATTATCCTGGTCATTCCCTTGTGGATGGTCTCTCGATTGGGCGTTAGCCGAGAACGGAGCAGGGAAGTCCAAGCTGCTCTGAGGTCCAGACAACTAGGGGAATCAGCAACGTAG